One part of the Orenia metallireducens genome encodes these proteins:
- a CDS encoding alpha-amylase family glycosyl hydrolase: protein MFRGFKSRRIVLLATLALLMLVFVALPTEATDFNGVKVHYKDTNGTPNIYTWTDTEEPSGSWPGSAMTSEGDSWYIASFDGYTSLNIIFIPSTGGQSADLSRSQGEWWYKDGTWYDSNPEGSNTGSKVIVHYKDANGTPSIYTWTDTEEPSGSWPGSAMISEGDSWYVASFDGYTSLNIIFISSTGDQSADLSRSQGEWWYKDGVWYDSKPGGSNNVTNADVDNLRIYQVMVESFQDGTPRGYGDGYGPSYHNGDLRGIINSLEYIKSLGMNAIWMTPVFNSVTGTIKGQATGYFADDYYNIDPNFGTNEEFRELVDKAHSLGMYVFLDGVFGHHGANPINGVVDGATQWYGYQTVFPDSLEYFKNVATYWIEEYGVDGWRLDQAYQLYQNGHNYWHEIKVAVESAAQARKDRGEEWGTLGYMVGEIWKGQNEINQQGYSQDGLESCFDFPMRYSLVQVLATQEHTEQSGAYGQPASVLNQGLASHDIYPDYAHPNLMLTNHDLVRFGDLIQRAPNLGYGKEHSDYWKRYKAAYSFIAAYTGPITIYYGDEIGREVEGFIYEGDLGYYDDHVSRDNGKISGFTAQENDLKNYITQLMNIRAAHPALWNGDRTNLVANQTQYADLKIDLDTGEKIVYVLNTGTQPTTISISSSQVGGSKLVDLLSDEEISNSGSYYINVDGLSGRFLLVQ, encoded by the coding sequence ATGTTTAGAGGATTTAAGAGTAGAAGAATAGTCTTGTTAGCAACACTTGCTTTACTTATGTTAGTTTTTGTTGCTCTGCCTACAGAAGCAACAGATTTTAATGGGGTAAAAGTACATTATAAGGATACAAATGGAACACCGAATATTTATACATGGACAGATACAGAAGAACCATCTGGTAGTTGGCCAGGATCAGCAATGACATCAGAGGGTGATAGCTGGTATATAGCATCGTTTGATGGATATACTTCTTTAAATATTATCTTTATCCCAAGCACTGGAGGGCAAAGTGCAGATCTATCCCGTAGTCAAGGAGAATGGTGGTATAAGGACGGAACATGGTATGATAGTAATCCAGAAGGGTCAAATACAGGTTCAAAAGTAATAGTACATTATAAAGATGCAAACGGAACACCGAGTATTTATACATGGACAGATACAGAAGAACCATCTGGTAGTTGGCCAGGATCAGCAATGATATCAGAGGGTGATAGTTGGTATGTAGCATCTTTTGATGGATACACTTCTTTAAATATTATCTTCATTTCAAGTACTGGAGATCAAAGTGCAGATTTATCCCGTAGTCAAGGAGAATGGTGGTATAAAGATGGAGTCTGGTATGATAGTAAGCCAGGTGGTTCCAACAATGTAACAAATGCTGATGTTGATAATTTGAGAATTTATCAAGTTATGGTGGAATCCTTCCAAGATGGAACACCAAGAGGATATGGTGATGGATATGGACCTAGCTATCATAATGGTGATCTAAGAGGTATAATCAATTCTCTTGAATATATTAAGAGTCTAGGGATGAATGCTATCTGGATGACACCTGTATTCAATTCTGTAACAGGGACGATAAAAGGTCAAGCAACAGGATATTTTGCCGATGACTATTATAATATCGACCCTAACTTTGGAACTAATGAAGAGTTTAGAGAGTTAGTTGATAAGGCTCATAGTTTAGGCATGTATGTATTCTTAGATGGTGTATTTGGTCATCACGGTGCTAATCCAATAAATGGGGTAGTAGATGGTGCTACTCAATGGTATGGATATCAAACAGTATTCCCAGATAGTTTGGAATACTTCAAGAATGTAGCAACCTATTGGATTGAAGAGTATGGAGTAGATGGCTGGAGATTAGATCAGGCTTATCAATTATACCAAAATGGACATAATTACTGGCATGAAATCAAGGTAGCAGTGGAGAGTGCAGCACAGGCACGTAAAGATCGCGGAGAAGAGTGGGGAACTTTAGGTTATATGGTAGGAGAGATTTGGAAGGGTCAAAATGAGATTAATCAACAGGGATATAGTCAAGATGGTCTAGAATCTTGTTTTGATTTCCCAATGCGTTATAGTTTAGTTCAAGTATTGGCTACTCAAGAGCATACTGAACAAAGTGGTGCTTATGGTCAGCCAGCTTCAGTATTGAATCAAGGTCTTGCAAGCCATGATATTTATCCAGATTATGCACATCCAAACTTAATGTTAACTAACCATGATTTAGTTAGATTTGGAGACTTGATTCAAAGAGCACCGAATTTAGGATATGGTAAAGAGCATAGTGATTACTGGAAACGATATAAAGCAGCTTATAGCTTTATAGCAGCTTACACAGGACCAATTACAATCTATTATGGTGATGAGATTGGTCGTGAGGTTGAAGGTTTTATCTATGAAGGAGACCTTGGTTATTATGATGACCATGTTTCTAGAGATAATGGTAAAATTTCAGGATTTACAGCTCAAGAGAATGATCTAAAGAATTATATTACTCAATTAATGAATATAAGGGCAGCACATCCAGCATTATGGAATGGTGATAGAACTAATTTAGTAGCTAACCAGACCCAATATGCTGATCTTAAGATTGATTTAGATACTGGTGAAAAGATAGTTTATGTGTTAAATACAGGAACTCAACCGACAACTATATCAATCTCTTCTAGCCAAGTAGGAGGAAGTAAATTAGTAGACTTACTATCTGATGAAGAGATTAGTAACTCTGGAAGTTACTATATAAATGTAGATGGATTATCAGGAAGATTCTTACTTGTTCAATAA
- a CDS encoding carbohydrate binding domain-containing protein, giving the protein MKRVLDKRCLFLALSVMVLLTTLMVFTEGASAANTATIYYKRGYATPYIHYRPEGGSWTSAPGVAMSESEFAGYSVYTIDLGSATRAEVCFNDGNGNWDSNGGSNYWFDQGISTYANGIINSGEPQVITNQATIYYKRGYTTPYIHYRPVGGIWTTAPGVAMLDSEYDGYSVYTINLGSATQAEVCFNDGNGNWDSNGSLNYFFNQGDSIFDSGTITAGKPVELGDTTPPTITPSLVAQRYENPISITFDVSDNEDPAPRLYYTTNGSQPQEIDSELYYGETIDINESMTINTLAIDASGNRTEVRFRYYIGEGVDTGVDFREETIYFVMTTRFYDGDSSNNEYCWADESAGNVANNDPAWRGDFKGLAEKLDYIKALGFSAVWITPVVKNASGYDYHGYHAVDFTEVDPRYESDDFTYQDLIDAVHAKGMKIIQDVVFNHSSNFGEENLYPLFKKDANGNYIGLDNPDTLVANSRLENAAQTYQGGDYSSITSNQQYGARIAAMKEDSEDTEHIYHHEKSLQWEGYTVQTGQIAGDCVDLNTENPEVANYLINAYNRYIDMGVDGFRVDTVKHISRLTFNKYFNPAFKARGGDDFFMFGEVAARYRQIWNSGIPAISVPFYTWKESASYPWGDKATNKASVEQHWADNSSVNNEPTSDNAFLAGNNYHQPDWSMRSGLDQIDFPMHWNFNNAYDSFGVALSGDQYYNDATWNVTYVDSHDYAPDGAPENQRFAGSQETWAENLSLMFTFRGIPTIYYGSEIEFQKGMPIDVGPNAPLAETGRAYFGDRIEGSITVDGFGEYSNATGTIADTLNYPLAQHIRSLNLIRRAVPALQKGQYSTADISGNYLAFKRRYTDEAVDSFALVTVSGTATFYNVPNGTYVDAVTGDTINVTNNTLTAECSGKGNLRVYVLNGFGKVADYGSYLN; this is encoded by the coding sequence ATGAAGCGAGTTTTGGATAAGAGGTGCTTGTTTTTAGCACTATCAGTTATGGTGCTATTAACAACGTTGATGGTATTTACAGAAGGTGCATCAGCAGCAAATACAGCAACAATTTATTATAAAAGAGGATATGCAACACCGTATATCCATTATCGTCCAGAGGGCGGGAGTTGGACATCAGCTCCAGGAGTAGCTATGTCTGAATCAGAATTTGCAGGATATAGTGTATATACTATCGATTTAGGAAGTGCAACTAGAGCAGAGGTCTGTTTCAATGATGGAAATGGCAATTGGGATAGTAATGGAGGTTCAAATTATTGGTTTGACCAGGGAATATCAACATATGCAAACGGTATCATTAACTCGGGGGAACCACAAGTTATAACTAATCAAGCAACAATTTATTATAAGAGAGGGTATACAACACCATATATTCACTATCGTCCAGTAGGTGGTATTTGGACTACAGCTCCAGGAGTAGCTATGTTAGATTCTGAATATGACGGATATAGTGTTTATACAATAAATTTAGGAAGTGCAACACAAGCAGAAGTCTGCTTTAATGATGGGAATGGCAATTGGGATAGTAATGGAAGTTTAAACTACTTCTTTAATCAAGGAGATTCAATCTTCGATAGCGGTACAATTACAGCAGGAAAGCCAGTAGAACTAGGTGATACAACACCTCCTACAATAACTCCAAGTCTTGTAGCACAAAGATATGAGAATCCTATCTCAATAACCTTTGATGTTAGTGATAATGAGGATCCAGCCCCAAGATTATATTATACTACCAATGGGAGTCAACCTCAAGAAATAGATAGTGAGCTATATTACGGAGAGACTATAGATATTAATGAGAGTATGACAATTAATACCTTGGCAATTGATGCTTCAGGAAATAGAACAGAAGTTAGATTTAGATATTATATCGGTGAAGGTGTAGACACAGGGGTTGACTTTAGAGAAGAGACGATTTATTTTGTAATGACAACTCGTTTTTATGATGGTGATTCAAGTAATAATGAATATTGTTGGGCTGATGAGAGTGCAGGAAATGTTGCTAATAATGATCCAGCATGGCGAGGAGATTTCAAAGGTTTAGCAGAGAAATTAGACTATATTAAGGCACTTGGCTTTAGTGCAGTCTGGATTACACCTGTTGTCAAGAATGCTAGTGGTTATGATTATCATGGATACCATGCAGTAGATTTTACAGAGGTTGACCCACGATATGAATCTGATGACTTTACTTACCAAGATTTAATTGATGCAGTTCATGCTAAGGGTATGAAGATAATTCAAGATGTAGTATTTAATCATTCTAGTAATTTTGGAGAAGAGAATTTATATCCATTATTTAAGAAAGATGCTAATGGTAATTATATCGGTCTTGATAATCCAGATACATTAGTAGCTAATTCAAGATTAGAGAATGCTGCTCAAACTTATCAAGGTGGAGATTATAGTTCAATAACTTCAAATCAACAGTATGGAGCTAGAATAGCAGCGATGAAAGAGGATAGTGAAGATACTGAACATATCTACCATCATGAGAAGAGCTTACAGTGGGAAGGTTATACAGTACAGACTGGACAGATAGCAGGAGACTGTGTTGATTTAAATACAGAGAACCCTGAAGTAGCTAACTACTTAATAAATGCTTATAATCGTTATATTGATATGGGAGTAGATGGATTCCGTGTTGATACTGTTAAGCATATCAGTAGATTGACTTTTAACAAATATTTCAATCCAGCCTTTAAAGCAAGAGGTGGAGATGACTTCTTTATGTTTGGTGAGGTTGCAGCCCGTTATCGTCAGATTTGGAATAGTGGTATTCCAGCTATTTCAGTTCCTTTCTATACATGGAAAGAATCTGCTTCATATCCATGGGGAGATAAAGCTACTAACAAAGCTTCTGTAGAACAGCATTGGGCAGATAATAGTTCTGTTAATAATGAGCCAACATCTGATAATGCCTTCTTAGCAGGTAATAACTATCATCAGCCAGATTGGTCTATGCGTTCAGGTTTAGATCAGATTGACTTTCCAATGCATTGGAACTTTAATAATGCTTATGATTCCTTTGGTGTGGCTTTAAGTGGAGATCAATATTATAATGATGCAACATGGAATGTCACTTATGTAGACTCCCATGATTATGCTCCAGATGGTGCTCCAGAGAATCAGAGATTTGCTGGAAGCCAAGAGACTTGGGCGGAGAATTTATCATTAATGTTTACCTTCCGTGGAATTCCAACTATCTATTATGGAAGTGAGATTGAGTTCCAAAAGGGTATGCCAATTGATGTAGGGCCAAATGCTCCTTTAGCTGAAACAGGGAGAGCTTATTTTGGAGATCGTATTGAAGGATCTATAACTGTAGATGGTTTTGGAGAATATTCTAATGCTACAGGAACAATAGCAGACACTTTAAATTATCCATTAGCTCAACATATTAGAAGCTTAAACTTAATTAGAAGAGCTGTACCAGCATTACAGAAAGGTCAGTATTCAACAGCTGATATTTCTGGTAATTATCTAGCATTTAAGAGAAGATATACTGATGAGGCTGTTGATAGCTTTGCTTTAGTAACAGTTTCTGGAACAGCTACATTCTATAATGTTCCTAATGGAACTTATGTAGATGCAGTAACAGGTGATACAATTAATGTCACAAATAATACCTTAACTGCTGAATGTTCTGGAAAAGGTAACTTAAGAGTATATGTCTTAAATGGTTTTGGGAAAGTAGCAGATTATGGTAGTTATTTAAATTAA
- a CDS encoding Spo0E family sporulation regulatory protein-aspartic acid phosphatase codes for MEKGELLDEEVIRLSREVDKLILLIMEKGLDI; via the coding sequence ATAGAAAAAGGGGAACTTCTAGATGAAGAGGTTATAAGATTAAGTAGAGAGGTAGATAAATTAATTTTATTAATAATGGAAAAGGGATTGGATATATAG
- a CDS encoding single-stranded DNA-binding protein produces the protein MVNQVNLVGRLACNPELKTFSSGTKKATLVVAVDREYKSRGGEQKTDFIYVEVWRKLAEQCADNLEKGRLVAIEGRIQIDSWKDQDSGEMRYKTGIVAKNVKFLGKSKSEKQATA, from the coding sequence ATGGTGAATCAAGTTAATTTAGTTGGTAGATTGGCCTGTAATCCTGAGTTAAAGACCTTTTCTAGTGGAACAAAAAAGGCAACTCTTGTGGTAGCTGTTGATAGAGAGTATAAGAGCAGAGGCGGAGAGCAGAAGACAGATTTTATTTATGTAGAGGTTTGGCGGAAGTTAGCTGAACAATGTGCTGATAATTTAGAGAAAGGTAGATTGGTAGCAATCGAAGGAAGGATACAGATAGATAGTTGGAAGGACCAAGATAGTGGAGAGATGCGTTACAAGACAGGGATTGTAGCTAAGAATGTTAAATTTTTAGGTAAGAGTAAGTCTGAAAAACAGGCAACGGCATGA
- a CDS encoding CCA tRNA nucleotidyltransferase, translated as MLKSIFKDIRTIGGQAYIVGGYVRDKLLGLDSKDIDIEVYQISPQELEGILANYGEFRLVGKSYPIYLLGEYEFSFPQQIIEGRQKKKLIADPAMSVEEATSRRDLTINSILYDPLDDKIIDIYGGREDLKREIIAYVNRDTFQQDPLRILRVAQFKARFEFEVDKETEELCKNLILELKKIAKERIFIEIEKMLLKAKNPSIAFRWMKKVGILADFFPEIEQLSEIEQGEKYHPEGSVFEHTMLALDVLPIEERNITLMLAVLYHDVGKAYIQVKQSGDRIHFYGHEQAGADRVEEFLNKITDNKQLIEKVKKLVKYHMRPLNLRKHLSKKAIRKLATQIDIPQLLKLHQADVLGRGMQVDISYIDNIMEVYNEVKDEIKPLVMGRHLIDLGVEPSKRLGVLLKEIYQAQLDGKFSDLVGGLEYAKDILNLK; from the coding sequence ATGCTAAAGTCAATCTTTAAAGATATCAGAACTATTGGTGGTCAAGCCTATATTGTTGGTGGTTATGTTAGGGATAAACTTTTAGGACTAGATAGTAAGGATATTGATATAGAAGTCTATCAAATCAGTCCTCAAGAGTTAGAAGGGATATTAGCCAATTATGGGGAGTTTAGACTAGTGGGGAAATCCTACCCTATCTATCTATTAGGAGAGTATGAGTTTTCTTTTCCCCAACAAATCATAGAGGGTAGACAGAAAAAGAAGTTGATAGCAGACCCTGCAATGAGTGTAGAGGAGGCTACTTCAAGAAGAGATTTAACTATTAACTCTATATTATATGACCCTTTAGATGATAAAATTATAGATATCTATGGTGGGAGAGAGGATTTAAAGAGAGAGATAATCGCTTATGTTAATAGAGATACTTTCCAACAAGATCCTTTAAGGATATTAAGAGTAGCGCAATTTAAAGCAAGGTTTGAATTTGAAGTTGATAAAGAGACTGAAGAATTATGCAAAAATTTAATTCTAGAACTAAAGAAAATAGCAAAAGAGAGGATTTTTATTGAGATAGAGAAGATGCTATTAAAGGCTAAAAATCCTTCCATAGCTTTTAGATGGATGAAGAAAGTTGGTATATTGGCTGATTTTTTCCCTGAGATAGAGCAGTTATCAGAAATAGAGCAGGGAGAAAAATACCATCCTGAAGGTAGTGTCTTTGAACATACTATGTTAGCCTTAGATGTATTACCAATAGAAGAACGCAATATTACTCTAATGTTAGCAGTACTCTACCATGATGTAGGTAAAGCTTATATTCAAGTTAAGCAATCAGGAGATAGAATTCATTTCTATGGACATGAACAAGCAGGTGCTGATAGGGTTGAGGAATTTCTTAATAAGATTACAGATAATAAACAATTAATAGAAAAGGTTAAAAAGTTAGTTAAGTATCACATGAGACCTTTGAATTTAAGAAAGCACTTATCTAAGAAAGCTATTAGAAAGTTAGCAACTCAAATTGATATACCACAACTATTGAAGTTGCATCAAGCTGATGTTTTAGGAAGAGGAATGCAAGTTGATATAAGCTATATAGATAATATTATGGAAGTTTATAATGAGGTAAAAGATGAGATAAAGCCATTAGTAATGGGAAGGCATCTAATAGATTTAGGAGTAGAGCCTAGTAAGAGACTAGGAGTCTTATTAAAGGAGATTTACCAGGCACAACTAGATGGAAAGTTCTCAGATTTAGTTGGAGGGTTAGAGTATGCGAAGGATATATTAAATTTAAAATAG